The window ATGCCTAAACCCAGTAATTATATAACTGTACACTGTGGTCAAACCAGGACTTGATGGCAAAGACTCACATACGAGCACACTGTGGATACCATGTTTGGAAAGGTACTCTCTCAATTTACACATTCCACATTCTGATTTAAATGAAGCTCATAGCAGCCTGCAGACAAATGATAAGGCTGTGTTTTTGATATTAAGACCTCATGTGATATCATCATGTGATAAGTTGGAAGCAACTTGCCACATGATTTATGTCTCCATCTATCAATATTATTTACAATTTACATTTCTGGTGTGAAAGCTTAGTAAATGTAGTCTTTTCACCTTTAAGCAGACGTAAGTCTGGTTACATATACCCAACCGTGGTCTGACTTGCCTTCCCAGAACAGATGTAATATGAGACCAGACAAGATGTTAAACCTGTAAAGAACATGTAGAATGTGGAATGACTAGGTGACTAAAGTCACACCCTTCAACAGGAAAACAGAAGCCATAAGAATGAGTTTCTTTCAAGCCCTTCAGGTGCTTTCTCATTCACTACTGTGTATTCCACAGTTTATGGGAATAaacaacagctgtgtgtgcgtgtgtgcgcgtgtgtgtcagtgcgtgTTTGATTTTGTTAAAGAAATCTCTCCAGCAGCTACACTCCTGGCGGGGCTCCAAACCACAAGTGTTTTGGTAAAATGGCAAGATAAAGTAGTTTTCTGCTCTCATGGGACCCAGAGCCTTTAGATAGAAACAACAAGCAttccccgtgtgtgtgtgtgtgtgtgtgtgtgtgtgtgtgtgtgtgtgtgtgtgtgtgtgtgtgtgtgtgtgtgtgtgtgtgtgtgtgtgtgtgtgtatctgcgaatgtgtatgtgtgttggatGGGTTGCACTCTGTTTCATCAAATCTAACTTTTATCATTCCGGCTGTTTCATGGTGTTACAGATAgctgctgtgtgcatgtgtatgaggAACcatcttttttcatgttttttcagcATCACTGCTTgatctttcttattttttggtaaatatgaaatattggGGTTGAGGGCAGACTTTTTCATCTCCAACCTGATCGAAGCTGACAGttcaacactgaaaaatgttttctctgctctttaCTCCTTCCTCTTATTGCCCCATTTTATCCTGTGTTCTTTTCTTATATCCCTCCTTTGATTTTTATGCCAACAAACGAAAAGCACTGGAGTgaatttttgtctgtgtttttttcactctctgaaAGATAGTTCCTGAAACATTCAAATATATTAAATCTGCATCTAATATAAACAGCAAATAATTTGAATATCCctcccttgtttttttctctcacaattTCCTTGTCATTTCTTCCTATCCATCTCTCAACCATGCTCGTAGTGTGGCTGTGGCGATGCTAACATTGGTCTGTCGGTCGGTAGGTCAGTTGGTCTACCACTTCTTTCCAGACTAAAATAGCCCAACAACTATTTCTCAGTTTTCCATTAAAGTTTGTAAaaacattcatgatccccagatgatgaatccttaTTCTGTTGGTGACCATCTAACTTTCCCCTATTGCCTCCATCAGGTTTTTGTTCTTTGGTGAAATGTTTCAGCAGCTTTAGGATGTGTTGCCCTGAAATTTGGTACATggtccccaaaggatgaattctaatgactttggttatCCATTAACTTTTCAACTGGTGCCACCAACAGGTGAAGTTTTTACTCATCCAGTGTATTCTCAGCTTCTTCCATATGGATTGATACAACATATCGTTTTGTCCAGTACTTCGGTTTATGACAGAAGACCTGCAAAACGAATGGTATCATCAGCTttagctttactttgtgtttattgctttttagcaaatgctagcatgatagcaaaataaaataagatggtTAACATGGTAAATGTTATACCCGCTTAACATCAACATGGTAACAGCTCAAAGCAGTGCTGTACATAAGTCCAGCCTCACAAAGTTGCTAGTAGTATGGCTTTAGTTATCAGTGATTTATGTTGACATTAATATCGTAGCGAAACACCCTCAGTGGTATAAAGACTTAGTACAGGatatatgtaaaatgtttggATATACAAGGGAAGACAAGATTTTTACAAGAACTATAGACAACAAATAGTTTATTCTTTTTGTTGATGTATCTTTTCTGTTGCTCATACGTTCAACTGAAGGAAACTGCCCTGCTCTCTAACCTAGCCTCACTGTTGCATTACTTGAAGAAGACCCAGATTaattacagtgtgtttatttaggAAACACAGTTACGCCATAGTATCTGGTTTcgttttaaataaattcattttgtcagaAGAGTAATGATGTTTTATGATACTATGGCAATCCTCCCTTCCTTGTCAACTAGTAAATGCTGATAATTCATAAAGCTTTGGGATGAAGAACTCTTTGTTTAAACCATaggttgtttttaatgattgtCATTTTTGCGATGAGACAGAATGCTTTAGAGCTCCTGCTAAATCTCTAATGGTGGAACCCAAATTTTTAAACTTCAAGTAGGCAAAATGAGCTATAAAATTGCAAGAATTATTTACCCTGAAGgttgtaaatacagtaaagccCTTTGTAAACTCAACGGAACATCCACCAAACAGGAAATAAGATCTGCTTGTAGAATAGGGTAACAGGGTGATAATGCGAACATTTCCATCAGCTCTAACAAGTTTCACAGCTTCCTTCTTTCTTGTCTTCACCCGCCTTTGTTCCATCCAGTACAGAGGAGCTTTATATAAAGCTTAGTTAGTTAAAGTTAATCAGTAAATCCAGCGCCCTGGAGACCAAATTGCATTCACTTTACAGCACAATAGACACATTGTCCCCAATACTTTTATCATTAGTAAAGCCGTATTCTCCCATTAGCCTCCAGTTTATTTCTTTGACCTCTGAACATACAGTGGTGTAATTACACAACCCCCTCCCCcaatttctttttgtcttttaatgctCCTTCCActctccctgtctttttcttccattctttcttcccccctttctcttctGTCTGCCCGCTTTctaacattttcacattcattttacCGTTGAAAGACCTGAAATTAATTTCTAGAAGATGTGATTAATGTTGAGAAATGGAATAATGGTGTACTTTGTTATAAGTGTAAGGTGATGTATAGAATtcagattcatttaaaaaaaactgtgtataCCCCTTCCATGTGACAGCaggcctatttttttttctttctctccagtgtGATGTATCTCACCCTACGCTGGCGGGTTGCAAGGGCATGAGACTGCAAAGAGGGCAGGATTTCAGCGCTGTCTCCCACCTGGACCTGGCCCCTCTTCCACTGCCTGTTGCCTGGTTGCCCGGTGTCCTCAGCAAGGGTGTACGTTTGCGTCTGCGTCTGGATCGCCGTGATAACCGAGGGCGAGGCTGCTGGCACCTGGTTGACTTGGACGCGGAGTCAGAGCCAGCTGGGCGGAGACTAAGGAGCCACGACCCTGACACCTGCGCACAAAGTAAGAATTGATTCTAAAAAAGTGAATCTCAgcactttattttgaaggcgATTTGCCCAGACTGCtagaatgtattttttgagagttttttttttattaattgttttttgcTCTTATTTATTGCAGTTATGTGTTTAGTAATCCTTTACTTAAATTAAAGTAGCAATATCACATTGCGTATTACTtgtaaaacaaactttaaagtATCAAAGGTTAAAGTAGTCGTTATGGTGATAGAATGGCCTCTgtcatatttatattattacacATTAATGGATCTTAAgttattatcagaaaaatatagGCTGTTTATGGTCAGATTATGGggtcatttttatattattatatattattattattaaatattatacattattgAATCATTATCACTGGTGTATTAAAGTGAATTAAAGGGTAGTTTTATCTAGAGcaatacatctttttttattttctatggtAAATCcaaatctgtaaagtaactaaagtaGTAACTACAGtttttagataaatgtagtggattaaaaagtacaaagcagcagaaaatggaaatactaaagtaaaatacatttacctcaaaactgaaaattaaagtaCAGCACTTAAAGTGCTGAAACTGTTTAACAGGGGCAGTAAAGTGTTTAATGGAGCTACTGAAGAAGCCCAATTTCAAATGTGTGCAGCCTGTTTAAACTTGTAGACTTGTCTGTAGAAGAGGGCATTAAAGTATTCTTGGATGTGATATATCAAATTTCCCCATTTTTCCCCCCGAAATAAAGCTGATGAAAAGAGCATTACTCTTCAGCTTCCATTTCTTTTGGAGTGTGTTGGGTTATGAAAGGTCTCAGAGGAGATAAGGGGAGgcagtatgtgtgagtgcatgtgtgtgtgagcgtgtgtgtgtctgtgtgagcgtGCCTATTTaatacacacactgctgttaATGCGTTTATTTATTCCCACCTCATCACATGACTCTGGCGCAGGATCCGATTCCACTGTCTGTTACCATGGTGACGCCCTGCCTGAGCTGTAAATAAATTCAGGGGGGGTGTAGCATTGTTACATTGATtagcgaacacacacacgcacacacacgcacacacacgcgcacacacatacacacatgcaaacacacacatagactcaCTAATCTATCCTGCAAGCAGGAGAGGCTATATAGTTTCTTGGTAAAATGCTGTCGTTTTATGCATGcattttgatgtgtgtgtgtgtgacagtgtttagactatttgtttatgtgtgtaggtgtgcaGTTTAGAGAGGCATTAGCATAATGCACTTCATTGCAGTTTCCCCTCTGCTTAAGTGAAAACAGATACAAATCTCCATCCCCTGAAGCTAGTGATTAAGTTATGCTAATCATTGCTGATCATTGCCGTGCTATTGTGGCTCCAGAAGCTTTCAGATGCCGTCCTCTAACATTCGGCTGACAAAAGGAGACAATATCCCtaagtcagaaaataaaattgggCATAGGGGTACACTGATCGCTTAACTGCTTAATTAGCCATAAACAAATTAGGCTGTGCTCCCAAATGTATTGTGTTAGGGTGCGGTGCATTGGTGCAAAGCTTTCCCCTCGCCTGCAAAAAATGGTGTTGCCTCATATTGTCAGTTAGTagtaatgcccccccccccaccacacacacaccctcataTCCAATTCTTTTTAAGTAAAAGATGATTATCTGTTCTCTCTCAGTCTTGTCTCCGTCTGTAATGTGATGCACTGTAATGGGACAGTCCTGATTGAGGAGGGACATCAGGATTAATCTCGCTGTGTAATTACTTTTATGATTTATTGGTCCCttcctttacacacacacacacacacacacacacacacacacacacacacacacacacacatatatatatatatttacacacacataggcCTCGTACTATCACGGTCACTGCAGATTAAGTTTGTGAATGTGTACCAGCACTCTGTATGATAGCCTGATTGTCCTGACCTTGCTGTTTATTGTCTCTTTTTTATTATCATGTACAGGCTTCTGGCAATGAAACAATTCAGTTTGCCTGGCCCGTCACATTCAGTGTTAAAACATCTTGTGAGCGACCGCTTTACAGCCGACTTCTGACAAATCTCTTTACACGCTGGCAGCGGCTGTGCGTTCGAGCGAGGGCACGCAGGCGTTTGATCCTCCCTTTGAAAGGTTAACCTGATTTTGATTGAGTGTTAAAACCCGCAAATGCAGCTTAGAATGTGAATGGGCATAGCAACCTGAGCGTAACTAATCAATATGTGGTGGCGAGGGGTAAAGCCCAAATTGTACTCTACACTTGTAGCCTATAAGAGCAAATAAGCACTCTGGAGCctgccttttcttttaataCCTGCACCTCAGCAGGGAAATCACATACAACCTTGCCTTTGGctagtctttttttctttccatgtgggtttttttcattacagataaaaacaaaaaaatcgcATACATGAgctgacacaaagacagaggacttctataaatataaagaagGCGGTGAGCTTTGACAGCAATATGATCTTTTTATCACGAACAAAAGAGGCAGAGTAATCCTGAAGGGCTTCTGCTTGAACCTtttgacatttacaaaaaaattgatCTCTCTACCTGTAGAAGAAAAGTTCAAGCATTTAAGAATATTGAAAAGATGTAATATATTCAGATTTTGGtacaatgttattttttttttttggacaggaCTCATTAAGACAACATGCTTCCTGtgctgaaatttgaatttcttcCAAAATGATTTCAGTACAGATTACAGTTTGTAACTCGAACGCTTGTAgcacaaaacactgcacagcttGAATCCCTTGTCACTCGctctaagctttttttttgaagacagacaagaaaaatcCTGAGCTGCGGCAactgtaattacattacagtcccacacagccacacacacacgtagcgCCGCTTTGAGCTCAGCACGTCTGTCGGCTGCCACGGGATGTTAGAGGCGTGTTGCTATGACGACTGAAAGGGGACACAGAGGAAGGGGGTTATTGtagaaggggaggagggggttgtTTTGGGGGAAGGTGGTCGGAGATTgaggaacacagagagagagagagagagagagagagagagagagagaggcatgcAGAGTTGCCGGTGTCTTGAAAGTGTGTAGCAGCAGAGAACAGTACAGGCAGACTGTTGGAGATCCATCAGGGGAATACCCAGAAACCTGCTGCTGGAGTGAAGCATCACACAGACAGTGATTAACCAGGAGGCTGTGTGCATGGTAGGCAATGTTCAGTATGATAAATTTATGCTCATCTTGAGGCTTCTTCTATGTGATATGGTCTGAGGATGAGAAAGAGGATGGAAGGGATCATGCATATTCACGtgttctgtctgtctccgttcctgtttcttctctttctgcaaTGACCAAGTATTTGTCATCAAAGGAAGGGGATTTTATTCTATAATAGTTGCCAGTCTGTCTGTACTTAAGTCAAGACAGATGTGTATGTTATTTGGataacagaaattaaaaaaaaaataaaaaaaaataggtatATGACAGCCAATTGGCACAACATCAACCTCTGTAAAAGCAAGGGCCATGTCAGGTAAGGGATTGTGTTGCATGAATTAAATGACGGAGAGATCGATTGAAAGAGGGATATATTGTGAAAGTCATAGCCATGTGGATGAATGGTGCCTAGACAAACACTGGAAAccactgctctgtgtgtgtttgtatgaatgtggacttgattgattgtttgattgtGTGGGTGTTGTGGGTATACTGGCTTTGCTTTcacttcctctgtctgtgtgtatgtgcgtgtgtgtgtggctttgtctctctctctctctctctctctctatgtcagTGCAGTAATGATATTTATTGCAATCTTTGCAgctggggagggggaggggtgtGGTAGAGTAAAAAGCTGTATGTTGCTTTGTTTCTATTTCCTAtagtttctctgtgtgtgtgtgtgtgtgtgtgtgtgtgtgtgtgtgtgtgtgtgtgtgtgtgtgtgtgtgtgagtgagtgtgtgtggagggggtaGTCTCACATGTACATCTTCAAGTTTCCGCTCAGTTTGGAGCTGAGGCAGTGGTGCGTGCAGTTCAAAGCTGCCACTTCCTGTTACTTTCAATTTAATAAtctttctgcctctgtcagGTCTGATGAGTACCCTGTCTGTCGGCTCCGAAATGCAGACACCAGCTCTTGGCCAACAGTTTATAGCGGGGCCCCAGGGTAAGGTAcctggaagaaagagaggacgCCCTCCCATCCGTAAGCTAGAGTTCCAGACTCACTATGTAGAGCCTCTGTCGCCCCTCAAGGTCCcgaagaagagaggaaggaaaccTGGCTTTAAGGTTGGTCactgattgttttattttcatttttatccttGAAATGACTATTTCTTTGCCACGAGAGTGAAACAATGTATACACAGGCTGCGTAGTGAAAGCAGCAAGAGCTTCAGTCTTCAGTCTGTATCTACACAGGATACATTCAGGCACAGTGTTGAGTGTAGGTCACCCGCGTTTTGGCAGCGCTCTGGGCCCAATCGATGTAGTTACACATGTAAAATGGAATAGACTTGAAGCCTACGATTATGCTTTGCAATATGACTCGAGCCTACACACGTAAAGCGCAAGACCTGTTACTCAGCCTGTGTAGACAGGCTATTGCCAGCGCATTAAAGGcaccttgtgtgttttttttggtaaacaaacagttactgtatattttcatttttgttttcctctcaaaACTCCTCCGAAACTgcactgtgtttctttttagcCAAACAGAACTTGTTGAAAGCATGTTTCCTTCCCCATAAAGCATTCACGAGGCTGATTTATGAATATTTGAAAACTTGCATTGTTTATATCCATACGTACATCAGCTTGcagttttcttcctctttccctccttttgcTGGCGCATTAATAGGCTCGTTGGTACGCTACTTTTACTAACAGCTGATCAGGGATATAGTGTTAAACTGTCAGCATGAAAGTGTATGTTGCGTGCATGTGCATTTTAGTGCCCATGCTCATAGAGCCCaagataaatacaaaacaaggaCCTGCATATCAGAGCATTGCTCTATAGCACCACTAGTGGTAAAAGCTCCACAGCATACCTTTAATTATTGGTTTATTTAAGACTAGTATTATTACGACTATTACTGGTATTGAGACTGCTAATACTAAAAGTGTTATTggtattacttttttaaatggTAATGTATTGATATTGGCACCAGTATTGTTATTGGTCCTATTAGCGGTATTGCTTTAGattatgttttagcattttgcCTATATTGGACAGCTTACAGTGTAGCTAGAGACATGAAATATGGGGGCGAGAGAGGGATATAATATGCAACCAAGGTCCAGAATCGAATGGGGAAGTGGCTATTGGAATTGGCTCTGGTAGTGGTATCTACGGTATTATTAGTATTGCactgatatttgatatttgctATGGAAGTACTCTTAATAGTGGAATTGGTTTTACTACCATGACTGCCAGTGCCTTTTTGAGACCCTTCATTTTGCTTTAAACCCCGATCTTTCTAGTGGATGAAAGGATATATAGATATTTTAGCCTCAGCTATATTTACTAACGTAGCACGTTCTAGTGTACCCACAAGCTATACAGGAAAACCATTGATTCGTGTAtgtacgcatgtgtgtgtgtctgtagctGAAGCCCAGAATGGTGATGTCCCCACTGGCCAACTCTCCTCCCAGCAGCACACCAGAACCTGAGATGGGCTCGATCCCACAGGACGCTGCTATCGTCCCCCACTCTGCCACGCCACAGGTCCTAACAGGTAacaccacaaaaagacacacacagtcattgtAACCTTTATAACCGTTTCTATCTAGTAAAATTGTCATAGATGATAATAGGTCTGCACAGAGGGATATGCTGTTAAAAAGCAAGGGGTTGATTTAAGTTACATGgtctaatgtttttttaaactggattCCTAGTATGAGGGAAGTGGtcttaatatttttacactCACAGCTTGACTTTGTGGTATGTAATGtactctcccttcctctctttcgttttttaatgtgactttAATTCAGCAATAAATACACTCTTCAGCCTTTACAAACGTCAGTGCAGTGTCTCTCTTATTCGTTCTCTAAATACACCAATCACTTGTTCTCTGTGAGGAGATATGCTTTAGATGTAAAACACTGACTCTTATGCATGTCTGCATGTTGAATCAAAAACAGCACCAGTGTCTGAgggtttaatgtgtgtgtttacatgctttaaaatgagaaatacatGCGTTCAAACATAACCCAAAATAccatctttcattttctctttcagtcttaATGTTAGCTTTCCTCTCCTGCTTTGCCCCTGGagaaagtcagacatttttttaatctttcacctaaataaataaataaataaataaatacattcaataCAGCCATCctttctgtcttgctctctttttttaaaattttttccgGCTCAGTCTGTCCCGCTCTGaataagcaaatatttaaagattGCCTTTAGTGTATTTGAGGTGGGAATGGGAATCTCATGTGTCAAGGACCAGGGGTTTGCTCTTTGTTCTTGCAAATCATGAAAAGTGTTTGATGTCACACTGTAGACATACAGAAGCAAAGcgtgcgcacgcacacatgtgcacacactaaAACCAGTTTGCTCCCTGTGGAGCAACCCAGACACATATGTAAATCGTTTCTCTGGTGAAATggagatgcattttaaaattgtccTTGTACTTTAGAAATACGATTTGGGATTCTGTCTAAGCTTTGTACTTTGACAGAATACTGACAATTTTGTTGTAAcatattattttgtcacattaatttatttgatttataattatattttgttataatttacagtatttacatggTTTATTTAAGAATATTTGAGATGTTAGGATGTAAAGATGTAAGAAAACTGCTTACTCTTAGATGTAACGGAATGaagatttgtttaaattttaaaattgacaGTAAGCATATCTGTATCTTGGGtattaaaatataaagcatttactgtataatatgAAGGCAGTTCTGTACAGTTCTTGCTGTATCTTTGTGTGTCAGTATATAAGCCTACAAAATCACATGCGCAGATTTTATCACCTAATTAATTTTTCAGgagacaataaaatatatttgaccTTTATGTAGCACAATTTAGAGGGAATTAAGAATAATCTCAGgtggtgggggttgggggggttgCAATGTATTTATTACTGAGTATTTAAAGGgcatgaaaaatgtaactgcTTTCTAATGTAGCAGGTAAGTCAGCAGACATTATATTGGTCTGAAAGCTAGAGGAGGCTAGCGGAAAAGTCACCAGAGTCATTAGGGTACATCCTCTGAGGAacatgtacaaaattttgtgccagtcCATCTAGTAAATGTTGAttatatttcacaggataagtggAACCTTTGACctgctgacagactgacacTGCCATACTAGAGAGACAATATTTTCCACCTGGTTTTGGCTTTAATGATGCCACTTCCTGCCATTCCTCCTTCAGCAGAGACACCAATGCCTGATGACTTCTTATGTGACCCACCAGTGGACTCCAAACGCTACGCTGTAGATCCCAGCGACTCCGCCTTCAACGTCATGACATCACAGTACCCAACAAAGCACTCTTATGGTTATCGTGGAAGCAGTTGCTCTACTCCAATGGGCATGTGCAGACAAGCATCGAGCCCGGGAAGCTTCCAGGATGGCAACAGAAATGGTGAGGCTGTGTCACATGTACTTTTGCCAACAATACAGTTGCACAATTGTTGTTAAATAATCCAGACCACACATGCtgttacagtaaataaagaCATTAGAAGTACGCATCTATTTTGTCCATCACTGCAgtgttgcatgtgtgtttaaacTGGAGCAGAAGTCCAATCGGTCAGGCTGAGTAAAACCGTGTGCATCGCCCTTAATCTTGGAAACCCCTAAAAAGATTGATGCACTCCTGAGTTCTCTGTTGACCATgaccaaaatttaattttgaaacattttgaacaatAACTGTGGGAACTCTTCGTAGAATCCTGGTATACTGtacagtcctggctgaaattattggcacccctgaattttaagcatATAGTTTATCTTCGGAAATAATTGCAAATTAATCTCTTTGTATCATCAGAATAttgaatcaaactgaaaaacaacgATATAAATGCTTTCatgtagtaaaataaaaaatacagacataaaatgtacgcttgacaaaattattggcaaccttcTGATGAATATAAATTcattcctcaaacaaaataaaaaaaaaacaaaaaaaataagactcacctcTGCTTAATTTTCAGAGTTCACATGAGCTGAATTAAACAATGAaagatggttttactgcataagaAGGGGCTACCTGTTTCTGGTTACTTTTTCACAATAGTGAAGacgagagctgtctgagagcatcagaaacgctattatcaaaaaacagaacaattacAAGGATCTATAAATCCTTGTATCAACAGTTCGTAACGTTATCAGGAAGTTCCACGGTCATACAACTGTGCATAAAAGCATAAAAGACGCTTCCAGGAGGTGGTGCTAAGAAGAcactcaatgagagaagtctgcgaagcGTGGTGCGGATTGTGGAAGAAACGCCACGCAAGACATccaaagagcttcaggctgaacTGGAGCAATCTTGAGcagtggtttcagcctgtaccatacacaaAAAGGCACAActcatgtttgcaaaaactaTCATAGAGAAGCCactttctgggataatgttctattgacagatgaaaccaaagcagagctctTTATGAATACAGTGCATAAGTTTGTTTGTAGGCGATGCAATGaggcccataaggaaaagaacaccctacctaaATTAATACATGGTGGAGGCTCTATCATGCTGCGGTGCTGCTTTGCTCCCTCTAGTACTGGAGGcgttgaatgtatcaaaggattgaggaaatcagaagattaccaaggcattttagagcaaaatgtgttacccagtttCAGAAAAACTAGATTTGAGGCcaaggtcttgggtctttcagcgggacaatgacccaaagtaCACATCCCACAGCACAAAAGAGGGGTTGAAAGGAAAacatggactgttttaaactggccagcaatgagtcctgacctagatcccatgaaaacctttggagagagctggaatctgccattgcaaaaagtactcctgcaaacttaaatgAGCTCTAAtgcatagcagtggaagaggtGCAGAAAACTCCCAGCAGACAGGTGcgagaagcttctagatggctacaagaaacatttagaggctgtcattgttgccagaGGTTCTGCAgacaaatattagtgaagggtgccaataattgtgtctggggtacattttgtgtttgtattatttcactattgtgttactgttttgttttttttattttcctttgttcagtaatcttgaacattttattaaaatattttgattatacaaaattggttaatttgtatttatttctgaagcaATTCtaaattgtgtacttaaaattcaggggtgccaatacTTTCAACCAGGACGTATATTGTTTAATATTGCTGCCACAGAAAATGGACCAAGGATAAATGTAAAAGTTATGTAATTAGCTAGAAATCTGCAGACGCACTGTGACTTTATTGAATCCCTTTGTTTGCATGAGCAGCATACACCTATGCTACCACTCTCCAGGTGACTGGAATCTCCGTGGGTTGCCTAGCAACCtcaaagtaaagag is drawn from Xiphias gladius isolate SHS-SW01 ecotype Sanya breed wild chromosome 4, ASM1685928v1, whole genome shotgun sequence and contains these coding sequences:
- the scml4 gene encoding sex comb on midleg-like protein 4 isoform X3; translation: MCLGTCTTKAHISSNLGPAFSPNLALWDFRADERCKFRCDVSHPTLAGCKGMRLQRGQDFSAVSHLDLAPLPLPVAWLPGVLSKGVRLRLRLDRRDNRGRGCWHLVDLDAESEPAGRRLRSHDPDTCAQSLMSTLSVGSEMQTPALGQQFIAGPQGKVPGRKRGRPPIRKLEFQTHYVEPLSPLKVPKKRGRKPGFKLKPRMVMSPLANSPPSSTPEPEMGSIPQDAAIVPHSATPQVLTAETPMPDDFLCDPPVDSKRYAVDPSDSAFNVMTSQYPTKHSYGYRGSSCSTPMGMCRQASSPGSFQDGNRNGYSPMPDSGECKRPAGKDPSSWGVEEVVWFIKDADPQALGPHADAFRKHEIDGDALLLLKSEMMMKYLGLKLGPALKLCYHIDRLKQNRL
- the scml4 gene encoding uncharacterized protein scml4 isoform X2, translating into MKKYEAQQMLGRNAESIRPSFVVLSALSSNAHTTPVKRGLNLFSLSAPVLFTVPPLPLLPPHQCRYMRRNLKEPDRNIIHTVSAPTPYHRFSHAWPAQLSPLRTFPTPAENPRAALRRARLRLRFPPALLPTQPRAAPARPLPCSIRTGGGWNPVLIQAESPPRCFRSHEPAAEEWIPAVESTPPRQCDVSHPTLAGCKGMRLQRGQDFSAVSHLDLAPLPLPVAWLPGVLSKGVRLRLRLDRRDNRGRGCWHLVDLDAESEPAGRRLRSHDPDTCAQSLMSTLSVGSEMQTPALGQQFIAGPQGKVPGRKRGRPPIRKLEFQTHYVEPLSPLKVPKKRGRKPGFKLKPRMVMSPLANSPPSSTPEPEMGSIPQDAAIVPHSATPQVLTVLMLAFLSCFAPGESQTFF
- the scml4 gene encoding uncharacterized protein scml4 isoform X4; its protein translation is MKKYEAQQMLGRNAESIRPSFVVLSALSSNAHTTPVKRGLNLFSLSAPVLFTVPPLPLLPPHQCRYMRRNLKEPDRNIIHTVSAPTPYHRFSHAWPAQLSPLRTFPTPAENPRAALRRARLRLRFPPALLPTQPRAAPARPLPCSIRTGGGWNPVLIQAESPPRCFRSHEPAAEEWIPAVESTPPRQCDVSHPTLAGCKGMRLQRGQDFSAVSHLDLAPLPLPVAWLPGVLSKGVRLRLRLDRRDNRGRGCWHLVDLDAESEPAGRRLRSHDPDTCAQSLMSTLSVGSEMQTPALGQQFIAGPQGKVPGRKRGRPPIRKLEFQTHYVEPLSPLKVPKKRGRKPGFKLKPRMVMSPLANSPPSSTPEPEMGSIPQDAAIVPHSATPQVLTG
- the scml4 gene encoding uncharacterized protein scml4 isoform X1, whose protein sequence is MRRNLKEPDRNIIHTVSAPTPYHRFSHAWPAQLSPLRTFPTPAENPRAALRRARLRLRFPPALLPTQPRAAPARPLPCSIRTGGGWNPVLIQAESPPRCFRSHEPAAEEWIPAVESTPPRQCDVSHPTLAGCKGMRLQRGQDFSAVSHLDLAPLPLPVAWLPGVLSKGVRLRLRLDRRDNRGRGCWHLVDLDAESEPAGRRLRSHDPDTCAQSLMSTLSVGSEMQTPALGQQFIAGPQGKVPGRKRGRPPIRKLEFQTHYVEPLSPLKVPKKRGRKPGFKLKPRMVMSPLANSPPSSTPEPEMGSIPQDAAIVPHSATPQVLTAETPMPDDFLCDPPVDSKRYAVDPSDSAFNVMTSQYPTKHSYGYRGSSCSTPMGMCRQASSPGSFQDGNRNGYSPMPDSGECKRPAGKDPSSWGVEEVVWFIKDADPQALGPHADAFRKHEIDGDALLLLKSEMMMKYLGLKLGPALKLCYHIDRLKQNRL
- the scml4 gene encoding sex comb on midleg-like protein 4 isoform X5, whose protein sequence is MRLQRGQDFSAVSHLDLAPLPLPVAWLPGVLSKGVRLRLRLDRRDNRGRGCWHLVDLDAESEPAGRRLRSHDPDTCAQSLMSTLSVGSEMQTPALGQQFIAGPQGKVPGRKRGRPPIRKLEFQTHYVEPLSPLKVPKKRGRKPGFKLKPRMVMSPLANSPPSSTPEPEMGSIPQDAAIVPHSATPQVLTAETPMPDDFLCDPPVDSKRYAVDPSDSAFNVMTSQYPTKHSYGYRGSSCSTPMGMCRQASSPGSFQDGNRNGYSPMPDSGECKRPAGKDPSSWGVEEVVWFIKDADPQALGPHADAFRKHEIDGDALLLLKSEMMMKYLGLKLGPALKLCYHIDRLKQNRL